A genomic region of Caenorhabditis elegans chromosome V contains the following coding sequences:
- the ZC317.7 gene encoding YDG domain-containing protein (Confirmed by transcript evidence): MLPSRSESDDDKYIPSGLLNIAGSTANTNDIKVSEICEFYNDNKPACNVVEKSSRESDVFVDLSGKEAEIIARPAPIAPVSSDASKPSNSPSVASRILTIPPGSHVLGLPGVDPREISTMPSQSHMPTFSPPGPVKRQNVYHHAPLQIPAIYAVPGHPMIHQRPMPYCPPGLLALKQKSLATMQLPVTMINPNAGMYPHVIVPMHPQMAAMAATFNPGLMVVSHPVPVIPIPSNSSQSSQPPMPAPQPTTPEEPRVCAGLRKQLKMEAAARFKAERDAQKAKLKAEKLAEKTKTTVVKKKKEKISGQSNRKFSNFSKDMFVIRLKDVDSFDRNNEIWRIDNHVLLQKFCGVPSLRAPARQFQSTNRMSGYDSRATWRLFIINPDNVEVNEYGSEVTIREYPSINDLRQAKQRAELKDGAFSEIEKSEYGEKVIRHEAKKLSREQKRLERKQRKLQWKRQFTTASSKFQSTSDNPSELNDAEKALSNSRMGERDEAVCRDIIAELLDAIEVNEYDDEDSCMYSDLESSSSEDDEEDAGSLISVAYSTDNEDFKSCKIELFQEDELPEVALELTID; the protein is encoded by the exons ATGCTTCCGTCGCGAAGTGAAAGTGACGATGATAAATATATTCCATCAGGGCTCTTAAATATTGCCGGCAGT aCAGCGAACACGAACGATATAAAAGTCAGTGAAATCTGTGAGTTCTACAATGACAATAAACCAGCATGCAATGTCGTCG AGAAATCTTCAAGAGAATCTGATGTTTTCGTGGATTTATCTGGAAAGGAAGCTGAAATAATTGCCCGGCCTGCACCTATCGCTCCCGTTTCTTCGGATGCTTCGAAACCTTCGAATTCACCATCAGTCGCTTCTCGAATTCTCACGATTCCGCCGGGTTCTCATGTTTTAGGACTTCCAGGTGTTGATCCAAGGGAGATCTCTACAATGCCAAGTCAATCACACATGCCAACATTCTCTCCTCCCGGTCCAGTG aagcgcCAAAATGTGTATCACCATGCCCCATTGCAAATTCCGGCGATTTATGCGGTTCCAGGCCACCCGATGATTCATCAGAGACCAATGCCATATTGTCCTCCAGGATTGTTGGCCTTGAAACAGAAATCATTGGCAACAATGCAGCTTCCAGTGACCATGATCAATCCGAACGCTGGG aTGTACCCACATGTCATAGTACCAATGCATCCTCAAATGGCCGCGATGGCTGCGACATTCAATCCTGGATTGATGGTTGTTTCGCATCCAGTACCAGTCATTCCAATACCGTCGAATTCGTCTCAAAGTTCACAACCACCTATGCCAGCTCCACAGCCAACTACTCCAGAAGAACCACGAGTTTGTGCGGGACTTaggaaacaattgaaaatggaagctGCTGCAAGATTTAAAGCTGAACGAGATGCACAAAAAGCTAAATTAAAAGCTGAAAAGCTGGCTGAAAAGACAAAAACCACGGTTGTCAAAAA gaaaaaagagaagattTCCGGACAGTCgaacagaaaattttcgaatttttcg AAAGATATGTTTGTGATTAGACTGAAAGATGTGGATTCCTTCGATCGAAACAACGAAATATGGAGAATCGACAATCACGTTTTGCTGCAAAAGTTCTGTGGAGTTCCATCACTTCGTGCACCAGCACGACAGTTTCAATCAACAAATAGAATGTCTGGATATGATTCTCGTGCAACCTGGAGACTTTTCATTATTAATCCTGATAATGTTGAAGTTAATGAATATGGATCAGAAGTCACCATCCGTGAATATCCATCGATCAACGATCTTCGTCAAGCGAAACAACGGGCTGAGCTAAAAGATGGAGCATTT agcgaGATCGAGAAGAGTGAATACGGCGAAAAAGTGATTAGGCATGAAGCAAAGAAACTTTCAAGGGAACAAAAAAGGCTTGAGCGTAAGCAAAGAAAACTGCAATGGAAGCGACAATTTACAACTGCatcttcgaaatttcaatCGACTTCGGATAATCCATCTGAGCTGAACGACGCAGAAAAAGCGTTGTCTAACTCCAGAATg ggTGAACGAGATGAGGCCGTCTGTCGGGATATCATCGCCGAGTTGTTGGATGCTATAGAAGTTAATGAATATGATGATGAAGATAGCTGTATGTACAGTGATTTGGAATCAAGTTCAtctgaagatgatgaagaagatgcCGGCAGTCTTATTTCTGTGGCGTATTCAACAGATAATGAGGATTTCAAATCATGCAAAATCGAGTTGTTTCAAGAGGATGAGCTCCCAGAAGTTGCACTGGAGCTGACTATtgattaa
- the srg-66 gene encoding Serpentine receptor class gamma (Predicted): MSGNFTISLEDVKLDPTVQILTIIELVYGIPSFMLLICFQFLLGISKVYANSFYRLVQLALLTNTFVYLNTWIAVRMEMHPSCIFFLKFVEELIPGFLAWTKYFTWWFLHIQFLSAASLTVHRISSFWWPQSCEKFWSKSYIFCGLAFALYSFLPTTIWFGFTNEVHILNDTLMRTRNPELVKTATNTTAIFTIIYFIIICVLGIKTSVIINKNKQALSAMYEKIAKKLTHIAIVHCVVFAGILLWSVLTSLNSFWNFFPDFIIGINQTLMVFSSDLMTFSLPPVLLFFDSNVQRQFLPKCCQRNYYLAPVFAISNQLLLLRRRKMCSAP, encoded by the exons atgtctggaaatttcacaatttcactGGAAGACGTCAAGCTGGACCCAACTGTACAAATACTTACAATTATAGAATTGGTCTACGGTATTCCATCATTCATGCTTTTGAtatgctttcaatttttgttaggGATCTCGAAAGTTTATGCGAATTCATTTTATAGACTAGTTCAGTTGGCTTTGCTAAct AACACATTCGTCTACTTGAACACGTGGATTGCAGTTCGAATGGAGATGCATCCGTCTTGTATATTCTTTTTGAAGTTCGTTGAAGAATTAATACCGGGATTTTTGGCGTGGACCAAATATTTCACATGGTGGTTTTTGCATATACAATTTCTGTCGGCTGCTTCACTGACTGTTCACCGAATATCATCATTTTGGTGGCCACAATCTTGTGAAAAG ttctggTCAAAATCCTACATCTTCTGCGGGCTGGCATTTGCATTATACAGTTTTTTACCAACTACGATTTGGTTCGGATTTACCAATGAAGTTCATATTTTGAACGACACATTAATGAGAACCAGAAATCCGGAATTAGTTAAAACGGCAACCAATACGACGGCTATATTCactataatttatttcataATTATTTGTGTACTGGGAATTAAGACATCTGTAatcattaataaaaataagcAAG cccTTTCTGCAATGTAtgagaaaattgccaaaaaactcACACATATCGCAATTGTCCACTGCGTCGTGtttgctggaattttattATGGAGTGTTCTCACTTCATTGAATTCTTTCTGGAACTTTTTCCCAGATTTCATTATTGGGATCAATCAAACTTTGATGGTTTTCTCCTCGGATTTA ATGACATTCTCTCTGCCTCCCgttcttctattttttgacAGCAATGTTCAACGACAATTTTTACCAAAGTGTTGTCaaagaaattattatttggCGCCTGTTTTCGCtatttcaaatcaattattattattgagacgcagaaaaatgtGCTCCGCCCCTTGA
- the srg-65 gene encoding Serpentine receptor class gamma (Partially confirmed by transcript evidence) → MSVNRTISLENGKFDLSDTIVNIVELFCGIPSLVMMICFLFLMGFSKVYKNAFYKLVQMDLLINLLVYTNTLLSLRLELLPFCIFILKFIEKSVPGFLTWTKYFAWWFLHIQFLSAASLTVHRISAIYWPYKYDKFWSKYYLHCGLAFALYSFLPTFFWLDFAIKVEIQNETLVTIVYPEVLAKANNVTAIFTVLYFIIFIALGVMASAYFSKQQQILSTMHETVSKKLTRIAITYCIVFTGVLSWTVLTSLNNLFRLLPDFLLRFIQPLLLYSSDLMTLSLPYILLVFDSNVKRQILPKRLKKKTTVSTVMVVSH, encoded by the exons ATGTCTGTTAACAGAACGATTTCTTTAGAAAATGGCAAGTTTGATCTATCTGACACAATAGTCAACATTGTCGAATTATTCTGTGGTATTCCGTCTTTAGTTATGATGATATGTTTCCTATTTTTAATGGGATTCTctaaagtttacaaaaatgcGTTTTACAAACTGGTGCAGATGGATTTATTAATT aacctTTTGGTCTACACAAACACCTTGCTGTCGCTCCGACTGGAACTTCTCCCGTTCTGTattttcattctgaaattcatcgaaaaatctGTGCCGGGTTTTTTGACATGGACCAAATATTTTGCCTGGTGGTTTCTccacattcaatttttatcggcAGCTTCGTTGACTGTTCACagaatttctgcaatttattGGCCATATAAATATGATAAG TTCTGGTCAAAATACTACCTTCATTGTGGTCTAGCATTTGCATTATACAGTTTCcttccaacatttttctggCTCGACTTTGCCATCAaagtggaaattcaaaatgaaacacTTGTAACGATTGTATACCCTGAAGTTCTTGCAAAAGCCAATAACGTCACCGCAATATTCACTGTAttatattttatcattttcattgCTTTGGGAGTCATGGCATCTGCATACTTCAGTAAACAGCAACAAA TTCTCTCCACTATGCATGAGACAGTTTCCAAAAAGCTTACAAGAATTGCTATAACCTATTGCATTGTTTTTACTGGAGTTTTGTCATGGACTGTTCTCACTTCATTAAATAACTTGTTCCGACTTCTCCCCGACTTCCTATTAAGATTCATTCAGCCTTTGTTGCTGTATTCTTCTGATTTG atGACGCTATCACTGCCTTATATTCTACTCGTTTTTGACAGCAATGTAAAACGGCAAATTCTACCAAAAAGGcttaaaaagaaaacgacTGTCTCAACTGTAATGGTTGTTTCCCACTAA